One genomic segment of Pseudomonas sp. p1(2021b) includes these proteins:
- a CDS encoding YciC family protein — protein sequence MNPLSVLRDSLYFFRRHLVNIIQLCLPLVAAEALCTQLLYRQLGDEASPAYGMLVSLLFYPLYSAALILYMDTRSNGQDIAKRNLFARAVQLWPALALLILISSLLIMAGLALFIFPGVWIMINLVFAEYLLVLRGLPVVQAMRESARMTTGHFMRILICMLAVLAPLWLLDGLLLMAFPEPQPGVQLALDSLSGFLQLFSSVVLYRLFMLLEGEAGA from the coding sequence ATGAATCCGCTGAGCGTCCTGCGCGACTCCCTGTACTTCTTCCGCCGCCACCTGGTGAACATCATTCAGCTGTGCCTGCCCTTGGTCGCGGCCGAAGCCCTGTGCACCCAATTGCTGTACCGCCAGCTGGGCGATGAGGCCTCCCCGGCCTACGGCATGTTGGTCAGCCTGTTGTTCTACCCGCTGTACAGCGCCGCCCTGATTCTTTACATGGACACCCGCAGCAACGGCCAGGACATCGCCAAGCGCAACCTGTTCGCCCGCGCCGTGCAGCTGTGGCCGGCCCTGGCCCTGCTGATCCTCATCAGCTCGCTGCTGATCATGGCGGGCCTGGCGCTGTTCATCTTCCCGGGCGTGTGGATCATGATCAACCTGGTGTTCGCCGAGTACCTGCTGGTGCTGCGTGGCCTGCCGGTGGTACAGGCCATGCGCGAGAGCGCCCGGATGACCACCGGGCACTTCATGCGCATCCTGATCTGCATGCTCGCCGTACTGGCACCGCTGTGGCTGCTCGACGGCCTGCTGCTGATGGCCTTCCCCGAGCCGCAGCCGGGCGTGCAACTGGCGCTGGACAGCCTCAGCGGCTTCCTGCAGCTGTTCAGCAGCGTGGTGCTGTACCGCCTGTTCATGCTGCTGGAGGGCGAAGCCGGCGCGTGA
- a CDS encoding DUF2076 domain-containing protein, protein MNTEEQTLIDGLFGRIKQAEDAGQARDAQAQSRIEEHLRQQPAAPYYMAQAILVQEAAIKRLDEQNKQLEAELKQARAQAEASRSGSGGGGFLSGLFGGGAREAAPAPQPQRPAAPVASGGGWREPSAPGFGQRQQPAFNAAPARSGASSFLGGAMQTAAGVAGGVLLAQGISSLFNHGAQPEEVVEVIKEEPAPASDNGGWTDQGSQPQVADNGDYGYDQGFADSDYGSDGGGFFSDDDTFV, encoded by the coding sequence ATGAATACTGAAGAGCAAACCCTGATCGATGGCCTGTTCGGCCGCATCAAGCAAGCCGAGGATGCCGGCCAGGCCCGCGATGCCCAGGCGCAGTCTCGCATCGAGGAACACCTGCGCCAGCAGCCGGCAGCGCCGTATTACATGGCCCAGGCGATCCTGGTCCAGGAGGCTGCTATCAAGCGTCTGGACGAGCAGAACAAGCAGCTCGAGGCCGAACTCAAGCAGGCCCGGGCGCAAGCTGAGGCGAGCCGCAGTGGCAGTGGTGGCGGGGGCTTCCTGTCGGGGCTGTTCGGTGGCGGTGCGCGCGAGGCCGCGCCGGCGCCCCAACCCCAGCGCCCGGCCGCGCCGGTGGCCTCCGGTGGTGGCTGGCGCGAGCCGTCGGCGCCAGGTTTCGGTCAACGCCAGCAGCCTGCCTTCAATGCCGCGCCGGCGCGCAGTGGCGCCAGCAGCTTCCTGGGCGGTGCCATGCAGACGGCCGCCGGTGTGGCCGGTGGCGTGCTGCTGGCACAAGGCATCAGCAGCTTGTTCAACCATGGCGCCCAGCCCGAGGAAGTGGTCGAGGTGATCAAGGAAGAACCGGCGCCGGCCAGCGACAACGGCGGCTGGACCGACCAGGGTAGCCAACCCCAGGTGGCCGACAACGGTGACTACGGCTACGACCAGGGCTTTGCGGACAGCGACTACGGCAGCGATGGCGGTGGCTTCTTCTCCGACGACGACACCTTCGTCTGA
- a CDS encoding NYN domain-containing protein, which produces MKKIALFADVQNLYYTVRQVHGCHFDYAALWADVSRQGQIVEAVAYAIDRGDSKQQQFQQILRNLGFEVRLKPFIQRSDGSAKGDWDVGITLDVIDAASRVDQVVLASGDGDFDLLMERANQRHGVETVVYGVPGLTALSLIRAASRYVPIEGQLLLRH; this is translated from the coding sequence GTGAAGAAGATCGCGTTGTTCGCCGATGTGCAGAACCTCTACTACACCGTGCGCCAGGTGCATGGCTGCCACTTCGACTACGCCGCGCTCTGGGCCGATGTCAGTCGCCAGGGGCAGATCGTCGAGGCGGTGGCCTATGCCATCGACCGCGGTGACAGCAAGCAGCAACAGTTCCAGCAGATCCTGCGCAACCTGGGCTTCGAGGTGCGGCTCAAGCCGTTCATCCAGCGCAGCGATGGCTCGGCCAAGGGGGATTGGGACGTGGGTATCACCCTGGATGTCATCGATGCCGCCAGCCGGGTCGACCAGGTGGTGCTGGCCTCCGGCGATGGCGACTTTGATTTACTGATGGAGCGGGCCAACCAGCGTCATGGCGTCGAGACGGTGGTCTATGGGGTGCCTGGGCTTACCGCGCTGTCGTTGATTCGCGCGGCCAGCCGGTACGTGCCGATCGAGGGGCAGCTTTTGCTGCGCCATTGA
- a CDS encoding Lrp/AsnC family transcriptional regulator yields the protein MDKYDRMLLAALLENGRATYAQLARQVNLSAPAVAERVAKLEASGVITGYTAKVDLEKIGLPIQCVIELRLASHGNQQAYNALTRIPQLTECHRVTGDPCVIMQAAVGSMNELEALINQVSQLGFSKTSIILSSAVERRVPLGQLEGNGRKA from the coding sequence ATGGACAAGTACGACCGCATGCTGCTCGCCGCCCTGCTGGAAAACGGCCGAGCCACCTACGCGCAACTGGCTCGCCAGGTGAATCTGTCCGCGCCGGCGGTGGCCGAGCGGGTGGCCAAGCTGGAGGCCAGCGGGGTAATCACCGGGTACACCGCCAAGGTCGACCTGGAGAAGATCGGCCTGCCGATCCAGTGCGTGATCGAACTGCGCCTGGCCAGCCACGGCAACCAGCAGGCCTACAACGCGCTGACGCGGATCCCGCAGCTCACCGAATGCCATCGGGTGACGGGCGACCCCTGCGTGATCATGCAGGCAGCCGTGGGGTCGATGAATGAGCTGGAGGCATTGATCAACCAAGTGTCGCAGCTGGGCTTCAGCAAGACCTCGATCATTCTGTCCAGCGCCGTGGAGCGGCGGGTGCCGCTTGGGCAGCTAGAGGGCAACGGTAGGAAGGCCTGA
- the yedA gene encoding drug/metabolite exporter YedA — MPASRPAPLLLIGAFLALYLVWGSTYLFIRIGVESWPPMLMAGVRFVIAGSLLYGFLRWRGVPAPTWPQWRAAGAIGFLLLSCGNGGVTLAEHAGVASGVAALAVATVPLFTLVFGLLFGHRNSRLEWAGIVLGLVGIGMLNLGSNLQASPMGAALILFAAAAWAFGSVWSKSLPLPQGAMASAAEMLVGGAALLIGSAVSGERLVQMPTPAGWGALAYLVFFGSILAFSSYMYLLKHVRPAAATSYAYVNPAVAVLLGIVFAGERIGAEECVAMAVIIGAVVLIGLPQWRKAPEPPAPLKGEMCK, encoded by the coding sequence ATGCCTGCTTCCCGTCCTGCCCCGTTGTTGCTCATCGGCGCCTTTCTGGCCCTCTATTTGGTCTGGGGTTCCACCTACCTGTTCATTCGTATCGGCGTCGAGTCCTGGCCGCCGATGCTCATGGCCGGGGTGCGTTTCGTCATCGCCGGCAGCCTGTTGTATGGCTTCCTGCGCTGGCGTGGCGTACCTGCCCCGACCTGGCCCCAGTGGCGTGCGGCCGGGGCGATCGGTTTTCTGCTGCTCAGCTGCGGCAATGGCGGTGTGACCCTGGCCGAGCATGCCGGCGTGGCATCGGGCGTCGCGGCACTGGCGGTGGCGACGGTGCCGCTGTTCACCCTGGTGTTCGGCTTGCTGTTCGGGCATCGCAATTCGCGTCTGGAGTGGGCGGGTATCGTGCTCGGCCTGGTCGGCATCGGCATGCTCAACCTGGGCTCGAACCTGCAGGCCAGCCCCATGGGGGCGGCGTTGATCCTGTTCGCCGCAGCCGCCTGGGCCTTTGGCTCGGTGTGGAGCAAGAGCCTGCCATTGCCCCAAGGCGCCATGGCCAGTGCCGCCGAAATGCTGGTCGGTGGGGCTGCGCTGTTGATCGGCAGCGCGGTCAGCGGTGAGCGCCTGGTGCAGATGCCGACCCCGGCGGGCTGGGGCGCGCTGGCGTACCTGGTGTTCTTCGGTTCGATCCTGGCGTTCAGCTCCTACATGTACCTGCTCAAGCACGTGCGCCCGGCGGCGGCCACCAGCTATGCGTACGTCAACCCGGCGGTGGCGGTGCTGCTGGGGATCGTCTTCGCCGGCGAGCGGATCGGCGCCGAGGAATGCGTGGCGATGGCGGTGATCATCGGGGCTGTGGTGCTGATCGGCCTGCCGCAGTGGCGCAAGGCTCCCGAGCCGCCGGCACCGTTGAAGGGCGAAATGTGCAAGTAA
- a CDS encoding DEAD/DEAH box helicase: MNFAKLGLIEPLLRTLQQLDYTTPTPVQAQAIPAVLAGRDLMAAAQTGTGKTAGFALPVLQRLALEGEKVQSNSIRALVLVPTRELAEQVHANVREYAENLPVSTYAVYGGVSLNPQMMRLRRGVDLLVATPGRLLDLFRQNAVKFGQVQVLVLDEADRMLDLGFAEELQAVYAALPRKRQTLLFSATFSDQIRMLAGLALNDPLSIEVSPRNTTASTVKQWLVPVDKKRKADLFCHLLRKQRWKQVLVFAKTRNGVDQLVERLLGEGVNADGIHGDRPQATRQRALDSFKAREIQVLVATDVAARGLDIDDLPLVVNLDLPIVAEDYVHRIGRTGRAGNKGEAISLVCADEVQLLAAIETLIRQTLPRHEEPDFIPDHRVPLTDANGQVLKKPKKPKKPKESSAKRGLGRWMDSAEASFSEPAVKPVRKVPSFNSGPRKRKP, translated from the coding sequence ATGAATTTCGCCAAACTCGGCCTGATCGAACCCTTGTTGCGCACCCTGCAGCAGCTGGACTACACCACGCCTACCCCGGTCCAGGCCCAGGCCATCCCCGCCGTGCTGGCCGGCCGCGACCTGATGGCCGCGGCCCAGACCGGCACCGGCAAGACCGCCGGTTTCGCTTTGCCGGTACTGCAGCGCCTGGCCCTGGAAGGGGAAAAGGTGCAGAGCAATTCGATTCGTGCCTTGGTGCTGGTGCCGACCCGTGAACTGGCCGAGCAGGTTCATGCCAATGTCCGCGAGTACGCCGAAAACCTGCCGGTGAGCACCTACGCAGTGTACGGCGGGGTCAGCCTCAACCCGCAAATGATGCGCCTGCGTCGGGGCGTCGATCTGCTGGTGGCCACTCCCGGCCGCTTGCTTGACCTGTTCCGCCAGAACGCGGTCAAGTTCGGCCAGGTGCAGGTCCTGGTGCTCGACGAGGCCGACCGCATGCTCGACCTGGGCTTCGCCGAGGAGCTGCAGGCGGTGTATGCCGCCTTGCCGCGCAAGCGCCAGACGCTGCTGTTCTCCGCGACCTTCTCCGACCAGATCCGCATGCTCGCGGGCCTGGCCTTGAACGACCCGCTGAGCATCGAGGTCAGCCCGCGCAACACCACCGCCAGCACCGTGAAACAGTGGCTGGTGCCGGTGGACAAGAAGCGCAAGGCCGACCTGTTCTGCCATTTGCTGCGCAAGCAGCGCTGGAAGCAGGTGCTGGTATTCGCCAAGACACGCAACGGTGTGGATCAATTGGTGGAGCGGCTGCTGGGCGAGGGCGTCAACGCCGACGGTATCCATGGCGATCGCCCGCAGGCCACCCGCCAGCGCGCTCTGGACAGCTTCAAGGCGCGCGAGATCCAGGTGCTGGTGGCCACCGATGTCGCCGCTCGGGGCCTGGATATCGACGACTTGCCATTAGTGGTCAACCTCGATCTGCCGATCGTGGCCGAAGACTACGTGCACCGGATCGGCCGTACCGGTCGGGCGGGCAACAAGGGCGAGGCGATCTCACTGGTGTGTGCGGATGAAGTACAGCTGCTGGCGGCGATCGAGACGCTGATTCGCCAGACGCTGCCGCGCCATGAAGAGCCAGACTTCATTCCCGATCACCGGGTGCCGCTGACCGATGCCAATGGCCAGGTGCTGAAGAAGCCGAAGAAACCCAAGAAACCGAAGGAGAGCAGTGCCAAGCGTGGGTTGGGGCGCTGGATGGACAGTGCCGAGGCGAGTTTTTCGGAGCCTGCGGTCAAGCCGGTGCGCAAGGTGCCGAGTTTCAACAGCGGGCCGCGCAAGCGTAAGCCTTGA
- a CDS encoding TIGR03862 family flavoprotein, translating into MPSQRPASPPLVAVIGGGPAGLMAAEALAGAGMAVQVFDAMPSVGRKFLLAGVGGMNITHSEPYPAFVARYAERRDEIDALLGDLDADALRQWIHGLGIETFVGTSGRVFPRDMKAAPLLRAWLKRLRDSGVVIHTRHRWLGWNDDGTLRIAYPQGELRLHADAVVLALGGGSWARLGSDGSWQPLLAERGVDISPLRPSNCGFEVEGWSELLKDKFAGAPLKNIALSVPGSTPRKGEFILTAQGIEGSLVYAWSAAVREAIDRDGRATLLLDLLPDRPVDKVAQALAKPRGSRSMAKHLQGQLGIDGVKAALLRELTDQATFADPASLAKAIKALPIELVRTRPLDEAISSAGGVRFEGMDEGLMLKQMPGVFCAGEMLDWEAPTGGYLLTACFASGLRAGKAAVAWLERRR; encoded by the coding sequence ATGCCCAGCCAACGCCCTGCCTCCCCTCCCCTGGTCGCCGTCATTGGTGGCGGCCCCGCCGGCCTGATGGCCGCCGAGGCACTGGCAGGCGCCGGCATGGCCGTGCAGGTGTTCGATGCCATGCCGTCGGTGGGCCGCAAGTTCCTGCTGGCCGGCGTGGGCGGCATGAACATCACCCATTCCGAACCTTACCCAGCCTTCGTTGCGCGCTACGCCGAGCGTCGCGACGAAATCGATGCCCTGCTTGGCGACCTGGATGCCGACGCCTTGCGCCAGTGGATCCACGGCCTGGGCATCGAGACCTTCGTCGGGACGTCCGGGCGGGTGTTCCCCCGCGACATGAAAGCCGCGCCGCTGCTACGCGCCTGGCTCAAGCGCCTGCGCGACAGCGGTGTGGTTATCCACACCCGCCACCGCTGGCTGGGCTGGAATGATGACGGCACCTTGCGGATCGCTTATCCACAGGGCGAACTGCGCCTGCACGCCGATGCCGTGGTGCTGGCGCTCGGGGGCGGCAGCTGGGCGCGCCTGGGTTCCGATGGCAGCTGGCAGCCATTGCTGGCCGAACGGGGTGTGGATATCTCGCCGCTACGGCCGAGCAACTGCGGCTTCGAAGTGGAAGGATGGAGCGAGTTACTCAAGGACAAGTTCGCGGGCGCGCCCCTGAAGAACATCGCCCTGAGCGTACCGGGCAGTACGCCGCGCAAGGGTGAATTCATCCTCACCGCCCAGGGCATCGAAGGCAGCCTGGTCTATGCATGGTCCGCTGCGGTGCGTGAGGCCATCGATCGCGACGGCCGGGCCACGTTGCTGCTCGACCTGCTGCCGGACCGGCCTGTGGATAAAGTCGCCCAGGCCCTGGCCAAGCCACGCGGGTCCCGTTCCATGGCCAAGCACCTGCAGGGTCAGTTGGGGATCGACGGGGTCAAGGCGGCACTGCTGCGTGAGCTGACCGACCAGGCGACCTTCGCCGACCCCGCCTCGCTGGCCAAGGCGATCAAGGCCCTGCCGATCGAACTGGTGCGCACGCGGCCATTGGACGAGGCGATCAGCAGCGCCGGTGGCGTACGTTTCGAAGGGATGGATGAAGGCTTGATGCTCAAGCAGATGCCTGGCGTATTTTGCGCGGGGGAAATGCTGGATTGGGAGGCGCCGACCGGCGGCTACCTGCTGACCGCCTGCTTTGCCAGCGGGTTGCGAGCGGGCAAGGCGGCCGTGGCGTGGCTGGAGCGGCGTCGCTGA
- a CDS encoding histone deacetylase has product MPLPLIYHDDYSPEFPPEHRFPMDKFRLLRDHLVDSGLALDTELLRPQICPNDILALAHDRGYIERYMSGELSREDQRRLGLPWSEALARRTVRAVGGSLLTAEMALEQGIACHLAGGTHHAHYDHPAGFCIFNDLAVISRYLLEAGRVHRVLIFDCDVHQGDGTARILHDTPEAITVSLHCEQNFPARKAQSDWAIPLPRGMGDNAYLKVVDDALNYLLPLYQPDLVLYDAGVDVHKDDALGYLQLTDAGLAARDEQVMRHCLGRDIPVAGVIGGGYSKDRQALAKRHGILHHSAARVLGCSQ; this is encoded by the coding sequence ATGCCGTTGCCGCTGATCTACCACGACGACTACAGCCCGGAGTTCCCACCCGAACACCGTTTCCCCATGGACAAGTTCCGCCTGCTGCGCGACCACCTGGTCGACAGCGGCCTGGCCTTGGACACCGAGCTTTTGCGTCCGCAGATCTGCCCCAACGACATCCTCGCCCTGGCCCATGACCGTGGCTACATCGAGCGCTACATGAGCGGCGAGCTGTCCCGCGAAGATCAACGCCGCCTCGGCCTGCCCTGGAGCGAGGCGTTGGCGCGGCGCACCGTACGTGCCGTGGGCGGTTCGCTGCTGACCGCCGAGATGGCCTTGGAACAGGGCATCGCCTGCCACCTGGCCGGCGGCACCCACCACGCTCATTACGATCACCCGGCCGGGTTCTGCATCTTCAACGACCTGGCGGTGATCAGCCGCTACCTATTGGAAGCGGGTCGCGTGCACCGGGTGCTGATCTTCGACTGCGACGTCCATCAGGGCGACGGCACCGCACGCATCCTCCACGACACGCCCGAGGCCATCACCGTGTCGCTGCACTGCGAGCAGAACTTCCCCGCACGCAAGGCCCAGAGCGATTGGGCCATTCCCCTGCCCCGGGGCATGGGCGACAACGCCTACCTGAAGGTGGTGGACGACGCCCTGAACTACCTGCTGCCGCTGTACCAGCCTGACCTGGTGCTCTACGACGCCGGCGTGGACGTGCACAAGGACGACGCCCTAGGGTACCTGCAGCTGACCGACGCTGGCCTGGCCGCCCGCGACGAGCAGGTCATGCGCCATTGCCTTGGCCGCGACATCCCCGTGGCCGGGGTGATCGGGGGTGGCTACAGCAAGGATCGCCAAGCCTTGGCCAAACGTCATGGCATCCTTCACCACAGCGCGGCGCGGGTGCTCGGTTGTTCACAATGA
- a CDS encoding histidine phosphatase family protein: MQSSNTLENPAVHIPPKRRQLSCKALVAAACLVLAALTTWLSTRAHIVDLATEQQLSDSGLLQDWAEGAVIVMIRHAERCDSAPGPCLDDPTGITMAGSQAASRVGQGLKSLGLNSADLYSSPKLRTRQTAHFILGQAIPTASWLENCDSGFSEEAIAHKRPGHNLVLVTHNGCIDHFQRTLHVPGGERESGYASALFVSVGSDGKARILGRLNAPDWQRVLATTEQ, translated from the coding sequence ATGCAGTCGAGCAATACCCTGGAAAACCCCGCCGTTCACATACCGCCCAAGCGACGCCAGCTTTCCTGCAAGGCGCTGGTTGCAGCCGCCTGCCTGGTGCTGGCCGCGCTGACCACCTGGCTATCGACGAGGGCACACATCGTGGACCTTGCCACCGAACAACAGCTGAGCGACAGCGGCCTGCTGCAGGATTGGGCAGAGGGCGCGGTAATCGTCATGATCCGCCATGCCGAACGCTGCGACAGCGCCCCAGGCCCCTGCCTGGATGACCCCACCGGCATCACCATGGCCGGCAGCCAGGCCGCAAGCCGGGTCGGCCAAGGCCTGAAGAGCCTCGGCCTGAACAGCGCCGACCTCTACAGCAGCCCCAAGCTGCGCACCCGGCAGACCGCCCATTTCATTCTCGGCCAGGCCATACCCACCGCGAGCTGGCTGGAAAACTGCGACAGTGGCTTTTCCGAAGAAGCCATAGCCCACAAACGCCCAGGCCATAACCTGGTGTTGGTGACCCACAACGGGTGCATCGACCACTTCCAGCGCACCTTGCACGTACCGGGCGGTGAACGGGAAAGCGGTTACGCCAGCGCGCTGTTCGTCTCGGTGGGCAGCGATGGCAAGGCACGTATCCTCGGCCGCCTGAACGCGCCCGACTGGCAGCGGGTACTGGCCACCACCGAGCAATAG
- a CDS encoding GNAT family N-acetyltransferase — MTPILELESARLILRQWQDDDLREFAALCADPQVMRYFPAPMTRLEAAALIGRIRGHFNEYGFGLWALERKDSGAFIGMTGLLNVNFDAPFAPAVEIGWRLARRHWGLGFASEAAWTCLRCAFAQLRLDEVVSFTAEGNLPSQKVMQAIGMVQDLAGSFEHPRLAVGHPLRPHVLYRIDRARWQETLRG, encoded by the coding sequence ATGACTCCCATCCTCGAGCTGGAAAGCGCACGCCTGATCCTGCGCCAGTGGCAGGACGACGACCTGCGCGAGTTCGCCGCGCTCTGCGCCGACCCTCAGGTGATGCGCTACTTCCCGGCGCCGATGACGCGCCTGGAGGCGGCAGCGCTGATCGGGCGCATCCGTGGGCATTTCAATGAGTACGGCTTCGGGCTGTGGGCACTGGAGCGCAAGGACAGCGGTGCGTTCATCGGCATGACCGGCCTGCTCAATGTCAATTTCGATGCCCCCTTCGCCCCGGCCGTGGAGATCGGCTGGCGGCTGGCCCGGCGCCATTGGGGGCTTGGCTTCGCCAGCGAGGCGGCCTGGACCTGCCTGCGTTGTGCTTTCGCCCAATTGCGCCTGGACGAGGTGGTGTCGTTCACTGCCGAGGGCAACCTGCCGTCGCAGAAGGTCATGCAGGCCATCGGCATGGTCCAGGACCTCGCCGGTAGTTTCGAACACCCCCGCCTGGCTGTCGGCCACCCCTTGCGCCCCCACGTGCTGTACCGCATCGACCGGGCACGCTGGCAAGAAACCCTGCGTGGCTGA
- the tesB gene encoding acyl-CoA thioesterase II, translated as MSHVLDDLVDLLSLESIEENLFRGRSQDLGFRQLYGGQVLGQSLSAASQTVEEARHVHSLHGYFLRPGDASMPVVYSVDRVRDGGSFSTRRVTAIQKGHAIFTCSASFQYDEGGFEHQVQMPDVVGPENLPTEVELASAMAEQLPERIRDKVLCAKPIEIRPVTERDPFNPKPGEPIKYAWFRADGKLPDMPALHKYLLAYASDFGLLTTSLLPHGKSVWQKDMQIASLDHALWFHRDLRADEWLLYATDSPWAGNARGFNRGSIFNRAGQLVASSCQEGLIRHREDWA; from the coding sequence ATGAGCCATGTATTGGACGACCTGGTCGACCTGTTGAGCCTTGAATCCATCGAAGAGAACCTGTTCCGTGGGCGCAGCCAGGACCTGGGTTTCCGCCAACTGTACGGCGGCCAGGTGTTGGGCCAGTCGCTGTCGGCCGCGAGCCAGACGGTCGAGGAGGCGCGCCATGTGCACTCGCTGCACGGCTACTTCCTGCGCCCAGGCGATGCCAGCATGCCGGTGGTGTACTCGGTGGACCGCGTGCGTGACGGTGGCAGCTTCAGCACCCGGCGGGTGACGGCGATCCAGAAGGGCCATGCCATCTTCACCTGCAGCGCGTCGTTCCAGTACGACGAGGGCGGCTTCGAGCACCAGGTGCAGATGCCTGACGTGGTCGGCCCGGAAAACCTGCCCACCGAGGTCGAACTGGCCAGCGCCATGGCCGAGCAGTTGCCCGAGCGCATTCGTGACAAGGTGCTGTGCGCCAAGCCGATCGAGATCCGCCCGGTCACCGAGCGCGACCCGTTCAATCCCAAGCCGGGCGAGCCAATCAAGTACGCCTGGTTCCGCGCCGACGGCAAGCTGCCGGACATGCCGGCCCTGCACAAGTACCTGCTGGCCTACGCCTCGGATTTCGGCCTGTTGACCACCTCGCTGCTGCCCCATGGCAAGTCGGTGTGGCAGAAGGACATGCAGATCGCCAGCCTCGACCACGCGTTGTGGTTCCATCGCGACCTGCGCGCCGATGAGTGGCTGCTGTATGCCACCGACAGCCCCTGGGCTGGCAACGCGCGCGGGTTCAACCGCGGCAGCATCTTCAACCGCGCCGGCCAACTGGTGGCATCGTCGTGCCAGGAAGGCCTGATCCGCCATCGCGAGGACTGGGCGTGA
- a CDS encoding HAD family hydrolase: MDGTLTVAVHDFAAIREALGIPPEHDILTHLAALPVEEAAAKHAWLLEHERDLAIASRPAAGAVELVRELAGRGCQLGILTRNARELAHVTLEAIGLADCFPVEHILGRDEAAPKPNPDGLLKIAGAWGVSPSELVMVGDYRFDLDCGRAAGARTVLVNLPENPWPELADWHAADCHALRGLLS; the protein is encoded by the coding sequence ATGGACGGCACCCTGACGGTGGCCGTGCATGATTTCGCCGCCATCCGCGAGGCCTTGGGCATTCCACCGGAGCACGACATCCTCACCCACCTGGCGGCCTTGCCGGTGGAGGAGGCGGCCGCCAAGCACGCCTGGCTGCTGGAGCATGAACGGGACCTGGCGATCGCCTCGCGCCCGGCGGCTGGCGCCGTCGAGCTGGTGCGTGAACTGGCCGGGCGCGGCTGCCAGCTGGGGATCCTCACCCGTAACGCCCGGGAGCTGGCCCATGTGACGCTGGAGGCCATCGGCCTGGCGGACTGCTTCCCGGTCGAGCATATCCTCGGCCGCGACGAAGCCGCGCCCAAACCCAACCCCGACGGCCTGCTGAAGATCGCCGGCGCCTGGGGCGTGTCACCGAGCGAGCTGGTGATGGTCGGTGACTACCGTTTCGACCTGGATTGCGGCCGCGCCGCTGGCGCGCGCACGGTCTTGGTCAACCTGCCGGAAAACCCCTGGCCGGAGCTTGCCGACTGGCATGCCGCGGATTGCCATGCGCTGCGGGGGTTGCTGAGCTGA
- a CDS encoding zinc-dependent alcohol dehydrogenase family protein, with product MSSKAIYVLPGGGYDKVQVGTCEAPAPQAGEITVRLHASSLNYHDFAVVSGMWGPSERRIPMADGAGEVVAVGPGVSEFKVGDSVVSTFFPGWLDGQANVEGFASVPGDGIDGYAREQVTARATAFTLAPQGYSHAEAATLTTAGLTAWRALMSDDHLKPGDTVLVQGTGGVSIFALQFAKLAGATVIATSSSDAKLERLKALGADHLINYRSTPAWGEKVRELTGNRGVDHVIEVGGPATLEQSMIAARIGGHVSLIGILTGVAGQLPLVQALVRQIRLQGVLVGSRAQQQAMIRAIDANGLRPVVDKHFELEQIVEAFRYQESNRHFGKICLTY from the coding sequence ATGAGCAGCAAAGCGATCTACGTCCTACCCGGTGGCGGTTATGACAAAGTCCAGGTCGGCACCTGCGAGGCGCCCGCGCCCCAGGCTGGCGAGATCACCGTGCGCCTGCACGCAAGCTCCCTCAACTACCATGACTTCGCGGTGGTCAGCGGCATGTGGGGCCCGAGTGAGCGGCGCATCCCCATGGCCGACGGTGCGGGTGAGGTGGTTGCCGTGGGCCCGGGCGTCAGCGAATTCAAGGTCGGGGATTCGGTGGTGAGCACGTTCTTCCCGGGCTGGCTCGACGGCCAGGCGAACGTGGAAGGTTTCGCCAGCGTGCCAGGTGATGGCATCGATGGCTATGCCCGCGAGCAGGTCACCGCCCGCGCCACCGCCTTCACCCTGGCGCCCCAGGGCTACAGCCATGCCGAGGCAGCGACCCTGACCACCGCCGGCCTGACCGCCTGGCGTGCGCTGATGAGCGACGACCACCTCAAGCCAGGCGATACGGTACTGGTGCAGGGCACCGGCGGGGTGTCGATCTTCGCCCTGCAGTTCGCCAAGCTGGCCGGCGCCACGGTGATCGCCACCTCCTCCAGCGATGCCAAGCTCGAGCGCCTCAAGGCGCTGGGCGCCGACCACCTGATCAACTACCGCAGCACCCCGGCGTGGGGCGAAAAAGTGCGCGAGCTCACCGGCAACCGTGGCGTGGACCACGTGATCGAGGTGGGTGGCCCGGCGACCCTGGAGCAATCGATGATCGCTGCACGTATCGGCGGGCATGTCTCGCTGATTGGCATCCTCACCGGCGTTGCCGGGCAACTGCCGCTGGTCCAGGCGCTGGTCAGGCAGATTCGCCTGCAGGGTGTGCTGGTAGGCAGCCGCGCCCAGCAGCAGGCGATGATCCGCGCGATCGATGCCAATGGCCTGCGGCCGGTGGTCGACAAGCACTTCGAGCTCGAGCAGATCGTCGAGGCCTTCCGCTACCAGGAAAGCAATCGCCATTTCGGCAAGATCTGCCTGACCTATTGA